From Candidatus Binatus sp., one genomic window encodes:
- a CDS encoding cobalamin B12-binding domain-containing protein, which translates to MADKRLRILVAKPGLDGHDRGAKIIARALRDGGFEVIYTGLHQTPEMIAEAAVQEDADAVGLSILSGAHMTLFPEVMRLLKERGAGEIAVFGGGIIPDDDAVKLKQMGVRQIFTPGASTEDIVKWVRENVAPRT; encoded by the coding sequence ATGGCGGACAAGAGGCTCAGAATTCTGGTCGCAAAGCCCGGACTCGACGGTCACGATCGCGGTGCGAAAATTATCGCACGCGCGCTGCGCGACGGCGGCTTCGAGGTCATCTACACCGGGCTTCATCAGACGCCCGAAATGATCGCGGAGGCTGCGGTGCAGGAAGACGCCGACGCGGTCGGGCTGAGTATCCTTTCGGGCGCGCATATGACGCTGTTTCCCGAGGTGATGCGCCTGCTCAAGGAGCGCGGCGCCGGCGAGATCGCGGTTTTCGGCGGCGGGATTATTCCTGACGACGACGCCGTCAAGCTCAAGCAGATGGGTGTGCGCCAAATCTTCACCCCCGGCGCGTCAACTGAAGACATCGTCAAGTGGGTGCGCGAGAATGTCGCCCCTCGCACTTAA
- a CDS encoding acyl-CoA dehydrogenase family protein yields MNFDLTEEQRRIRETLTDFAEREIKPHSTSWDKEETFPRHIVEQLGRLGFLGVSFPEKLGGGGADSLSQVLVVEGLSRYDASIGLTCAAHMALSTGHIAAFASDEQRDRYVPAMLQASKIGAWCLTEPSSGSDAAAMRTKATRVGDNYSITGSKMFITNGTVADVYVVMAITDPSRGRDGVSAFIVDRGAAGLSTGRKIEKLGLRASDTAEVIFENVTVPARNLVGELGAGYRQTLKVLEAGRIGIAGFAAGIARGGFEEARAYALERAQFGKKIAEFQAIQWMFADMATRIDASWVLICRAAALKDAGKPFAREAAMAKLFASETAMWSTIKAVQIHGGYGYVTDFPVERYMRDAKLSEIGEGTSEVLRMIIAKSLLRDGYLPA; encoded by the coding sequence ATGAATTTCGATCTGACTGAAGAGCAGCGGCGCATCCGCGAAACGTTGACCGATTTCGCCGAGCGCGAAATCAAGCCGCATTCGACCAGCTGGGACAAGGAGGAGACCTTCCCGCGGCATATCGTCGAGCAGCTTGGCCGGCTCGGCTTTCTCGGCGTCTCATTTCCGGAAAAACTCGGCGGCGGCGGTGCGGACAGCCTCTCCCAGGTGCTCGTCGTCGAAGGGCTTTCGCGCTACGACGCGTCGATCGGGCTCACCTGCGCCGCGCACATGGCGCTCTCGACCGGGCACATCGCCGCTTTCGCTTCCGACGAGCAGCGCGATCGCTACGTTCCCGCCATGCTCCAGGCCAGCAAGATCGGCGCGTGGTGCCTGACCGAGCCGAGCTCCGGTTCGGATGCGGCCGCGATGCGCACGAAGGCCACGCGGGTCGGCGACAACTATTCGATCACCGGCTCCAAGATGTTCATAACCAACGGCACGGTCGCCGACGTGTACGTGGTGATGGCGATAACCGACCCGTCACGCGGACGCGACGGCGTGTCGGCGTTCATCGTCGATCGCGGCGCGGCGGGACTCTCGACCGGAAGGAAAATCGAAAAGCTGGGGCTGCGCGCGTCCGATACCGCCGAGGTCATCTTTGAAAACGTCACCGTGCCGGCGCGCAACCTGGTCGGCGAACTCGGCGCCGGCTACAGACAGACGCTCAAGGTGCTCGAAGCGGGGCGAATCGGAATCGCCGGATTCGCGGCGGGAATCGCGCGCGGCGGATTCGAAGAAGCCCGCGCATACGCGCTCGAACGCGCGCAGTTCGGCAAGAAAATCGCCGAGTTCCAGGCGATCCAGTGGATGTTCGCGGACATGGCGACCAGAATCGACGCGTCGTGGGTGCTCATCTGCCGCGCCGCCGCGCTCAAGGATGCGGGCAAGCCGTTCGCGCGCGAGGCTGCGATGGCAAAGCTGTTCGCGTCGGAAACCGCGATGTGGTCAACGATCAAAGCCGTGCAGATCCACGGCGGCTACGGCTACGTCACCGATTTCCCGGTCGAGCGCTACATGCGCGACGCCAAGCTCTCGGAAATCGGCGAGGGCACCAGTGAAGTGCTGCGGATGATCATCGCCAAGTCGCTGCTGCGCGACGGCTACCTGCCCGCTTGA
- a CDS encoding tyrosine-protein phosphatase translates to MPNNRKTTDAAIEGSEKTEKPRVVIDFDLLRTYAGQNFRDLGGHPAANRRHVRAGRIFRSSHLAQVPPESPISRLKLRTLVTLQSRAEVKHLGAPEPASRLGVRWEHIPMGDEWFNDQGYTEIAAQTGPDHLALVTGFRRDWRRFFKLLAERDVYPLLFHCSAGRDRTGVGAAMLLSMLGVARNRIVADFLESNLVFTKVPLTAAQLDPLFDLIDENGGIEGFMREVIGLAPGEIAIIQENLLED, encoded by the coding sequence TTGCCGAATAATAGAAAAACGACCGACGCCGCCATCGAAGGATCTGAAAAGACTGAAAAGCCGCGCGTCGTCATCGACTTCGACCTGCTGCGCACCTATGCCGGGCAAAATTTCCGCGACCTCGGTGGTCATCCCGCCGCCAATCGCCGCCACGTCCGCGCCGGCCGGATATTCCGCTCATCGCATCTCGCCCAAGTTCCGCCTGAAAGCCCCATCAGCCGGCTCAAGCTCCGCACCCTCGTCACTCTCCAGAGCCGCGCCGAAGTGAAACACCTGGGCGCGCCCGAGCCCGCTTCGCGCCTCGGCGTGCGATGGGAACACATCCCAATGGGCGACGAATGGTTCAACGACCAGGGCTACACGGAAATCGCCGCTCAAACCGGCCCCGATCATCTGGCGCTCGTGACGGGCTTTCGGCGCGACTGGCGCCGCTTCTTCAAACTGCTCGCCGAGCGCGACGTTTATCCGCTGCTCTTCCATTGTTCCGCCGGCCGCGACCGCACCGGAGTTGGCGCCGCGATGCTGCTGTCGATGCTCGGGGTCGCTCGCAATCGAATCGTCGCCGACTTTCTCGAAAGCAACCTGGTCTTCACCAAGGTTCCGCTCACAGCCGCGCAACTCGATCCGCTCTTCGACCTCATCGATGAGAACGGCGGCATCGAAGGTTTCATGCGCGAGGTGATCGGCCTCGCGCCCGGCGAAATCGCCATCATTCAGGAAAATCTGCTGGAAGATTGA
- a CDS encoding ABC transporter ATP-binding protein, translating into MKTPDAVASAADPAPSPRDSRTNLLYAGEQAPLTWREAWRLLAKSWPFISRYRRLVAIKCALVFVSLTFFLMTPWPLKIVIDNVIDAHPLTGIPAAILTPIAGASRTSLLIAVTMFLVLAVILIGMAAGNAHSLGTDVASGGLDQAGLTANDANDGGSLWSGLFGYLEARVTIDLTQRMNQSVRTAIYERFLRSPLALYADQKIGDAVFRVMYDSASIGPVFYRGVLAPIMSLLMFVMALIVLSAQFSNQPVIVVVAILFLPVVAIGSSLFGRALRNQSQSMRESGSNVMAAFEERIAQVLLIKAFGQENRETAAVDTASWESYRATLRMLAIGFVLAIVLAPACSLLIGYCLYYLMMQVIAGRMTLGDIVLLASYAAMLARPMATIGNTWAAMQASVAGLRRVHSVLDNLPEPVADAGHDGLGGRVGNLEFSGVALGYGTATVLSGVTMSMRAGQMVALAGPSGCGKTTLICSIPRFIEPSAGTIAFDGVDSRAVAPDSIRARVGFVFQNESLFSISIEDNIRYGSAGASMADVREAAAMAGAAEFIDRLPDGYSTMLGRRGARLSVGQKQRIAIARALLRRPEIIVLDEPAAPLDPGSESDLITTLAALARDRIVIIVAHRPDTLAACDRVFFIHSGAIAASGTHAHLLATNLAYRAYLAQTAAEIPA; encoded by the coding sequence GTGAAAACGCCTGACGCCGTCGCATCCGCCGCAGACCCGGCGCCGTCGCCGCGCGACTCGCGCACGAATCTTCTTTACGCCGGCGAACAGGCTCCGCTCACTTGGCGCGAGGCCTGGCGCTTGCTCGCCAAGAGCTGGCCGTTCATCAGCCGCTATCGCCGCCTTGTTGCGATCAAATGCGCGCTGGTTTTCGTCTCGCTGACCTTCTTTCTGATGACGCCGTGGCCGCTGAAAATCGTCATCGACAACGTGATCGACGCCCACCCGCTGACCGGCATTCCAGCCGCCATTCTGACTCCGATCGCCGGCGCCAGCCGGACCTCTCTGCTCATCGCCGTCACGATGTTTCTGGTGCTGGCCGTGATTTTGATCGGGATGGCCGCCGGGAACGCGCACTCGCTCGGCACCGACGTGGCCAGCGGCGGCCTCGACCAGGCCGGCCTCACCGCCAACGACGCCAACGACGGCGGCAGCCTGTGGAGCGGTCTGTTCGGCTACCTCGAGGCGCGCGTCACGATCGATCTCACGCAGCGGATGAACCAGTCGGTGCGCACCGCGATCTATGAGCGATTTTTACGCTCGCCGCTGGCGCTTTACGCCGATCAGAAAATTGGCGACGCCGTTTTCCGCGTGATGTACGACAGCGCGTCGATCGGCCCGGTATTTTATCGCGGCGTGCTGGCGCCAATCATGTCGCTGTTGATGTTCGTGATGGCGTTGATCGTGCTTTCCGCACAATTCAGCAACCAGCCCGTGATCGTCGTCGTCGCGATTCTCTTTCTGCCCGTGGTCGCCATCGGCAGCAGCCTCTTTGGACGCGCGCTGCGCAACCAGAGCCAGTCGATGCGCGAAAGCGGCAGCAACGTGATGGCGGCGTTCGAGGAGCGCATCGCGCAGGTCCTGCTCATCAAGGCATTCGGACAGGAAAACCGCGAGACCGCCGCCGTCGATACCGCCAGCTGGGAGTCCTATCGCGCGACGCTCCGGATGCTCGCGATCGGATTTGTGCTCGCGATCGTGCTCGCTCCCGCCTGTAGCCTGCTGATCGGATACTGCCTCTACTATCTTATGATGCAGGTGATTGCGGGCCGGATGACGCTCGGCGATATCGTCCTGCTCGCGAGCTACGCAGCGATGCTGGCCCGTCCGATGGCCACGATCGGCAACACCTGGGCCGCGATGCAGGCGTCGGTCGCGGGACTCCGGCGGGTGCATAGCGTACTCGACAACTTGCCTGAGCCGGTCGCCGACGCAGGCCACGATGGACTCGGCGGACGCGTCGGCAACCTGGAATTCAGCGGCGTCGCTCTGGGCTACGGCACTGCCACCGTGCTCAGCGGAGTCACGATGTCGATGCGCGCCGGCCAGATGGTTGCGCTGGCGGGACCCAGCGGATGCGGCAAGACTACGCTCATCTGCTCGATCCCGCGTTTTATCGAACCGTCGGCGGGAACGATCGCCTTCGACGGCGTCGATTCGCGCGCCGTTGCGCCCGACTCGATTCGCGCACGCGTCGGATTCGTATTTCAGAATGAGTCGCTGTTCTCGATTTCGATCGAGGACAACATCCGCTACGGAAGCGCTGGCGCGTCGATGGCCGACGTTCGCGAAGCGGCCGCGATGGCCGGTGCGGCGGAATTTATCGATCGGCTCCCCGACGGATACTCGACGATGCTCGGGCGCCGTGGCGCGCGCCTCTCGGTCGGACAGAAACAACGAATCGCCATCGCGCGCGCCCTGCTTCGGCGGCCGGAAATAATCGTACTCGACGAACCGGCCGCGCCACTCGATCCCGGCTCGGAATCCGATCTCATAACAACGCTGGCCGCGCTCGCTCGCGATCGAATCGTCATCATCGTCGCCCATCGCCCCGACACCCTGGCCGCTTGCGACCGCGTGTTCTTCATTCACAGCGGGGCGATCGCCGCCTCCGGGACGCATGCACACCTGCTCGCGACCAACCTGGCCTACCGGGCCTATCTGGCGCAAACCGCCGCCGAAATCCCCGCCTGA
- a CDS encoding ABC transporter ATP-binding protein: protein MNAESTIAAPPAASELAFPDARQLRSRDVFRLLARAWPFIRPYRRHFVYLFLATLPLLLGGLLALDLTRVFFDVVGHGNALTPAQAWMLHLPLHADRRIVLIHACTVGGIAAVAALIVSAFTLGYAVWILQRISSLFRVNLYTRMQELSVRFHSEEKIGDAIFRMFQDSAAIPNVINGLVVQPLIFIPVATASILYLVWYDYRMALIAVVLIPANLMLAWMFGDSMRRAFIRERETTARATTRIEETLASIKTVKAFGAEAGEADTYARDNWDAFIAARRARLMLARYRVMTNTVRGLAYVAALYVGAGEVMAGGAAGLARAAVSLGLFQGSLALFGSVSARARNLTDLWGSMQDVVVAISRVLEMIRQTPEQSASSGRGIPPKTAAVLAFDRVTFGYDPRTPVLTGANLEARVGQITAIAGPSGSGKSTIISLIVRFIDPTAGSILLDTEPIRDFDLPAWRGMLSVALQENPLFTATLRHNLAYGRPNASTAEVAEAIHRAGLSDFVRSLPAGLDTMLGEKGSKLSTGQAQRLGLARAILRDAPILLLDEPTSALDVATEEIVMRGVRDWVNEAPRRRMAIIATHRHTTASRADRIYQLAAGRLVAADGSALDDTPVREASQ, encoded by the coding sequence TTGAACGCTGAATCGACCATCGCCGCGCCTCCCGCTGCAAGCGAGTTGGCGTTCCCCGACGCTCGCCAACTGCGCTCCCGCGACGTGTTCCGCCTGCTCGCGCGTGCGTGGCCGTTTATCCGCCCCTATCGCCGCCATTTCGTCTATCTATTCCTGGCGACGCTGCCGCTGCTGCTTGGCGGACTGCTGGCGCTCGACCTCACGCGCGTTTTCTTCGACGTCGTCGGTCATGGCAACGCCCTGACGCCCGCGCAGGCGTGGATGCTTCACCTGCCGTTGCATGCGGACCGGCGGATCGTCCTGATTCATGCATGCACTGTCGGCGGGATTGCGGCGGTTGCGGCCCTGATCGTGAGCGCATTCACTCTCGGCTACGCGGTGTGGATTTTACAGCGCATCAGCAGTCTCTTCCGCGTCAATCTGTACACCCGCATGCAGGAACTGAGCGTGCGCTTTCATTCCGAGGAGAAGATCGGCGACGCGATTTTCCGGATGTTCCAGGACTCCGCCGCGATTCCCAATGTCATCAACGGCTTGGTCGTTCAACCGCTGATTTTCATTCCCGTCGCCACCGCCTCGATCCTTTACCTGGTCTGGTACGACTACCGGATGGCGCTGATCGCCGTTGTGCTGATCCCTGCCAACCTTATGCTGGCGTGGATGTTCGGCGATTCGATGCGCCGCGCTTTCATCCGTGAGCGCGAGACGACGGCGCGCGCCACAACGCGGATCGAAGAAACCCTCGCGTCGATCAAAACTGTCAAAGCCTTCGGCGCCGAGGCTGGCGAGGCGGATACCTACGCGCGCGACAATTGGGACGCATTCATTGCCGCCCGCCGCGCCCGCCTGATGCTCGCGCGATACCGTGTCATGACCAACACCGTTCGCGGTCTCGCTTACGTTGCGGCGCTGTACGTCGGCGCCGGGGAAGTGATGGCCGGTGGCGCCGCGGGCCTCGCCCGCGCGGCCGTTTCGCTGGGACTGTTCCAGGGTTCGCTCGCGCTGTTTGGCAGCGTCAGTGCGCGCGCGCGAAATCTCACCGACCTGTGGGGCAGCATGCAGGACGTGGTCGTCGCGATATCGCGCGTGCTCGAGATGATCCGCCAAACGCCGGAGCAAAGCGCCAGCAGCGGCCGTGGAATCCCGCCAAAGACCGCGGCGGTTCTGGCCTTCGACCGCGTGACCTTCGGCTACGACCCGCGCACGCCCGTCCTCACCGGCGCAAATCTCGAGGCTCGCGTCGGGCAAATCACCGCGATCGCCGGCCCCAGCGGCTCCGGCAAAAGCACGATCATCTCGCTCATCGTGAGATTTATCGATCCCACGGCGGGTAGCATCCTGCTCGACACCGAACCGATTCGCGACTTCGATCTTCCGGCGTGGCGCGGCATGCTTTCCGTCGCGCTGCAGGAAAATCCGCTCTTCACCGCGACCCTTCGCCACAACCTCGCGTACGGGCGCCCGAACGCATCGACCGCCGAAGTTGCCGAAGCGATTCACCGCGCAGGCCTCAGTGACTTCGTTCGCTCGCTGCCGGCCGGCCTCGACACGATGCTCGGCGAGAAGGGCTCTAAACTCTCGACCGGGCAGGCGCAGCGGCTCGGCCTGGCACGCGCGATTTTACGCGACGCGCCAATTCTGTTGCTCGACGAACCGACCTCGGCCCTGGATGTAGCCACCGAAGAGATCGTAATGCGCGGCGTGCGCGATTGGGTCAACGAGGCGCCCAGGCGGCGCATGGCGATCATCGCGACGCATCGCCACACTACTGCGTCTCGCGCCGACCGAATCTACCAGCTTGCCGCCGGTCGGCTCGTTGCCGCCGACGGCTCCGCCCTCGACGACACCCCAGTGCGCGAGGCGAGCCAGTGA
- a CDS encoding enoyl-CoA hydratase-related protein: MPALIFEKRNHVAYLTLNRPEVHNALNPEMLVSLAAAWKEIDGDGAIRATIVTGAGKIAFSAGADLGRLIPLLTGARKPQDEWDAKLLAERKLGDIALLRGYDMDKPVISAVNGFCIAGGMELIEATDLRVAAENASFGLQEVKWAIIPAAGSLARLQRQIPYCKAMEILLTGNRIDAQEAWRLGLVNYVVAQEELMAKAEELAATIAQNGPLAVRKIKEAVRRTSGRPYEEAFKIENEIAREVMRSEDAKEGPRSFMEKRKPNYQGK, from the coding sequence ATGCCCGCGTTAATCTTCGAAAAACGGAATCACGTCGCCTATCTCACTCTCAACCGGCCCGAGGTCCACAATGCGCTGAATCCCGAAATGCTCGTCAGCCTCGCCGCGGCGTGGAAGGAGATCGACGGCGACGGCGCAATCAGGGCGACGATCGTGACCGGCGCGGGCAAGATCGCATTCTCGGCCGGCGCCGATCTGGGGCGCTTGATTCCGCTGTTGACCGGCGCGCGAAAGCCGCAGGACGAGTGGGATGCCAAGCTGCTCGCGGAGCGCAAGCTCGGCGACATCGCATTGCTGCGCGGCTACGACATGGACAAGCCGGTAATTTCCGCGGTCAACGGGTTTTGCATCGCGGGCGGAATGGAATTGATCGAGGCAACCGATCTTCGAGTCGCGGCGGAGAACGCGAGCTTCGGGCTGCAGGAGGTGAAGTGGGCGATCATCCCGGCGGCCGGCTCGCTGGCCCGGCTGCAACGCCAGATTCCATACTGCAAGGCGATGGAGATTCTGCTGACCGGCAACCGGATCGATGCGCAGGAGGCGTGGCGCCTGGGCCTGGTCAACTACGTCGTGGCGCAGGAAGAACTGATGGCGAAGGCGGAAGAACTCGCGGCGACAATCGCGCAGAACGGGCCGTTGGCGGTGCGGAAGATCAAAGAGGCGGTGCGGCGGACCTCGGGCCGTCCCTACGAGGAGGCGTTCAAAATCGAGAACGAAATTGCGCGCGAAGTGATGAGGTCCGAGGACGCGAAGGAAGGCCCGCGCTCATTCATGGAGAAGCGAAAGCCAAACTACCAGGGAAAGTAG
- a CDS encoding LLM class flavin-dependent oxidoreductase, with the protein MASNQKLGLQTSIDAGPLAGRLALIREAEDLGYTSLWVAEVSGPDAFVSLAALAANTRKAELATGVIPIQIRTPGAMAMGFLTINELSGGRAIAGLGVSSPVIVERWHGASYRKPVTAMRECVTIMRQLFTEGRSKFQGEVYKSDFRLGMRITAPHPPKIYLAALNAPMLRLAGEVADGVLMNYSPPEAIAPMVKHIHEGARAAGREPSAVDVGIYVRMCITEEEDKAVDSFRRELAGYAFVDSYNKMFARYGLAAEFDEVRRLWREAKRDEAPRAITEESCRKIAVFGKAQAGRDFVARFRAAGVTHPVVFPIGPAATASRDYPNTMRALAGA; encoded by the coding sequence ATGGCATCAAACCAAAAACTCGGCCTTCAGACCTCCATCGACGCCGGCCCGCTTGCCGGCCGCCTCGCACTCATCCGTGAGGCCGAGGACCTCGGCTACACCTCGCTGTGGGTTGCGGAGGTCAGCGGACCCGACGCGTTCGTCAGTCTCGCCGCGCTTGCGGCCAACACCCGCAAAGCTGAGCTGGCCACCGGAGTCATACCGATTCAAATTCGCACGCCTGGCGCGATGGCGATGGGATTCCTGACGATCAACGAGCTATCCGGCGGCCGCGCCATCGCGGGTCTGGGCGTGTCGAGTCCGGTAATCGTCGAGCGATGGCACGGCGCGTCGTATCGCAAGCCGGTCACCGCGATGCGCGAATGCGTCACGATCATGCGCCAGTTGTTCACCGAGGGCCGCTCGAAGTTCCAGGGCGAAGTGTACAAGTCTGATTTCCGCCTCGGTATGCGAATCACGGCGCCGCATCCGCCGAAAATTTATCTGGCGGCCCTCAATGCCCCGATGCTTCGACTCGCCGGCGAAGTTGCCGACGGGGTCTTGATGAACTACTCGCCGCCCGAGGCAATCGCGCCGATGGTGAAGCATATCCATGAGGGCGCCCGCGCCGCGGGGCGCGAGCCGTCCGCCGTTGACGTGGGCATCTACGTCCGCATGTGCATCACCGAGGAAGAGGACAAAGCCGTCGATTCGTTCCGGCGCGAGCTGGCCGGCTATGCGTTCGTGGACAGCTACAACAAGATGTTCGCGCGCTACGGTCTGGCGGCAGAGTTCGACGAGGTGCGCCGGCTTTGGCGCGAGGCCAAGCGCGACGAGGCTCCCAGAGCCATCACGGAGGAGTCGTGCCGCAAGATCGCGGTGTTCGGCAAGGCTCAAGCTGGCCGCGATTTCGTCGCGAGATTCCGCGCTGCCGGCGTGACGCATCCGGTGGTGTTTCCGATCGGACCGGCCGCCACCGCATCGCGCGATTATCCAAACACGATGCGCGCGCTGGCGGGAGCTTAA
- a CDS encoding alpha/beta hydrolase, with amino-acid sequence MAYFDSNGVQIYFEEHGGGEPVVLVHGFASRAENNWGATNWFTALAPHYRVVALDCRGHGKSGKPHDSAAYGGETMGEDVIRLMDHLGIKRTLIMGYSMGGRIVTGLLMSHPERLRAAVLGGIGAASATAPSFSRKPIVDALLAENISGVTDQRAREFRQFAESTGNDLKALAACMGADREGLMAEHIAAKKIRVPVMIVIGTKDVLVGNPTLLRDAIAGSKLVMLEGRDHLSAPGDQHYKEAVAEFFKSAPA; translated from the coding sequence ATGGCTTACTTCGATTCCAACGGTGTGCAGATTTACTTCGAGGAACACGGGGGCGGCGAGCCGGTGGTGCTGGTGCATGGCTTCGCCTCGCGCGCGGAGAATAACTGGGGCGCGACGAATTGGTTCACCGCGCTTGCACCGCATTACCGCGTCGTCGCACTGGATTGCCGCGGCCACGGCAAAAGCGGCAAGCCGCACGATTCCGCCGCGTACGGCGGCGAGACCATGGGCGAGGACGTGATCCGGCTGATGGATCATCTGGGAATCAAGCGCACGCTGATCATGGGCTATTCGATGGGCGGACGAATCGTGACGGGCCTGCTGATGTCGCATCCAGAGCGTTTGCGCGCGGCCGTGCTCGGCGGAATCGGGGCGGCGTCGGCGACGGCGCCATCTTTCAGCCGCAAACCGATCGTCGATGCGCTGCTCGCCGAAAATATCTCAGGAGTTACGGATCAGCGGGCAAGGGAGTTTCGCCAATTCGCGGAGAGCACCGGCAACGACTTGAAGGCATTGGCGGCGTGCATGGGCGCGGACCGCGAGGGTCTTATGGCCGAGCACATTGCGGCGAAGAAAATTCGCGTGCCGGTCATGATCGTAATCGGGACCAAGGACGTGCTGGTCGGTAATCCCACGCTGCTGCGCGATGCGATTGCGGGCAGCAAACTTGTGATGTTGGAAGGACGCGATCATTTGAGCGCTCCCGGCGACCAACATTACAAGGAGGCGGTGGCGGAATTCTTCAAGTCCGCGCCGGCGTGA
- the gspN gene encoding type II secretion system protein GspN: MSAQYRRTRLVRVGYAVVGLTLFTAYLIATFPYSATLSKVLAPMGLEVSSASQSASFPFGARLAGVRLSSTRSASAGPLIESPAVTIAPAFLSMLTLHPGVRVKAALYDGVVNVTLRPSGGGTAISYELDSVDIASQRLIAIPGAAAAGTLSGSGNLWLSSGDAAQTGDGELSAAGLTLTSPFAASPIQLGDGHSKFKLDQGTLTIEELKTSGGDLALTAVGTIQLAPDPGQSELAIEFTLSPAPAAASQLAALLAMLPHPPGPQPYRLTGTLNNPRIS; the protein is encoded by the coding sequence TTGTCCGCGCAATACCGACGAACCCGTCTCGTTCGAGTCGGTTACGCAGTTGTCGGACTGACGCTTTTCACCGCGTACCTGATTGCCACCTTTCCCTACTCCGCGACTCTATCGAAGGTCCTCGCGCCGATGGGCCTCGAGGTTTCAAGCGCCAGTCAGAGCGCCAGCTTTCCCTTCGGCGCCCGGCTGGCCGGCGTCCGCCTGAGTTCGACCCGGTCCGCGTCTGCCGGTCCGCTGATCGAGAGCCCGGCCGTCACGATCGCGCCCGCGTTTCTCTCGATGCTGACGTTGCATCCCGGCGTTCGGGTAAAAGCCGCGCTCTACGACGGCGTCGTGAACGTCACCCTGCGCCCCAGCGGCGGCGGCACTGCTATCAGCTACGAGCTCGACTCCGTGGATATAGCCAGTCAGCGCCTGATCGCGATTCCCGGCGCGGCGGCCGCGGGCACGCTTTCTGGCAGCGGCAACCTGTGGCTGTCTTCCGGCGACGCCGCCCAGACCGGCGACGGCGAATTGAGCGCCGCGGGACTGACGCTCACGTCGCCGTTTGCGGCCTCGCCGATTCAACTTGGCGACGGGCATTCAAAGTTCAAATTGGATCAAGGCACGCTAACAATAGAAGAATTGAAGACCAGCGGCGGCGACTTGGCGCTGACCGCCGTGGGCACCATCCAGCTCGCGCCCGACCCGGGTCAAAGCGAACTCGCGATCGAATTCACTCTCTCCCCGGCTCCGGCCGCGGCCTCGCAGTTGGCGGCCCTGCTCGCGATGCTGCCGCATCCCCCCGGTCCGCAGCCCTATCGATTGACCGGCACGCTCAACAACCCGCGAATCAGCTGA
- the gspM gene encoding type II secretion system protein GspM: MLREWIDNLRARAMDLLGPYLKQAATLVDPLIAQARGRYQKLETRERILVQIAAGLVGVFLIYNLIYMPIVDLSSGLRNKIVQRQQDLAEVRRLAATYAQLKAELASAERHTVPLGKDFSLFSVVEASLTKSVGRAKIGSITPGSDRKLTDGFTEYSVQLKLDNVNLAQLIDALYGVTSLAMPIGVSNIRIQRRTQDTHSYDVDLTCVALAKNT; encoded by the coding sequence ATGCTTAGAGAATGGATCGACAATTTGCGCGCGCGAGCAATGGATTTGCTCGGCCCTTATCTCAAGCAAGCCGCTACTCTCGTCGATCCGCTGATCGCGCAGGCGCGCGGCCGCTACCAGAAACTCGAGACCCGCGAACGCATCCTGGTGCAAATCGCCGCCGGCCTGGTCGGTGTTTTTCTCATCTACAACCTGATCTACATGCCGATCGTGGATCTGAGCTCGGGGCTGCGGAACAAGATTGTCCAACGACAACAGGATCTCGCCGAAGTTCGCCGGCTCGCCGCCACTTATGCGCAGCTCAAGGCTGAGCTTGCCTCTGCCGAGCGTCACACGGTTCCGCTGGGCAAGGATTTCTCGCTGTTTTCCGTCGTCGAAGCGTCGCTGACCAAGAGCGTCGGACGCGCGAAGATCGGATCGATCACGCCCGGCTCCGATCGCAAGCTTACCGACGGGTTCACCGAGTACAGCGTGCAGTTGAAGCTGGACAACGTGAATCTCGCGCAGTTGATCGATGCGCTTTACGGAGTCACTTCGCTGGCGATGCCGATCGGCGTCTCGAACATTCGCATCCAGCGCCGCACCCAGGACACGCATTCCTACGACGTTGACCTCACCTGTGTTGCGCTCGCCAAGAATACCTGA